The Terriglobus roseus sequence CCTGCGCAGCCTGGACCGGGGGCGCAGTATCCCACGGACAATGGTCTGCCGAATGGCAGCAATGGTCAGCTTCAGAACGACACCAACGGGCAGCCGGTTCAGCCCAGCCCAGTGCCGCAGCAGTAGCCGGAAAGCGTACCTCAGGGGCTAAAGCCCCTCGACTTTATGCAGGTTTTCGGCACGGCTAAAGCCGTGCCCTTCCGAAAGAATCGAGAGCGGTGGTTACCATTCACCCTCTGACAAGAACGGAGTTTCGAAGATGGCAGCAGTGCCAAAGATCATTGTTGTAGGTGGCGGTCTCGCCGGTCTCTCCGCGGTTATCAAGATCGCTGAGGCTGGTGGCAAGGTCGACCTGTTCTCTATCGTTCCGGTCAAGCGTTCGCACTCCGTCTGCGCACAGGGCGGCATCAATGCGGCCAAGGATCTGAAGGGCGAAGGCGACTCCGTCGACAAACACTTTGACGACACCGTCTATGGTGGCGACTTCCTCGCCAACCAGACGCCCGTGAAGAACATGACGGCGCAGGGCCCGGCGATCATCGATCTGCTGGACCGTATGGGTGTTCCCTTTAACCGCACGCCCGAGGGTCTGCTAGACTTTCGCCGCTTCGGTGGCACGCTCTACCAGCGCACCGCATACGCAGGCGCGACGACCGGCCAGCAGTTGCTGTACGCGCTGGACGAGCAGGTTCGCCGCTTCGAGGCGGAGGGCAAGGTAACCAAGTACGAGGGATGGGAGTTCCTGTCCGCCGTGCTGGACAGCGCCGGCGTCTGCCGCGGTATCTGCGCGATGGATCTGCGCAGCATGGAAGTGCGCACGTTCCCCTGCGACGCCGTGATCATCTGCACCGGCGGCAACGGCGCCATCTTCGGTAAGAGCACCAACTCCGTCGTTTGCACCGGATCGGCGCAGTCTGCGCTGTACCAGCAGGGCGCGTTCTACGCGAACGGCGAGTTCATCCAGGTTCACCCGACGGCGATCCCCGGCGAAGACAAGCTGCGCCTGATGTCCGAGTCCGCTCGTGGCGAAGGCGGCCGCGTGTGGGTGCCGCGCAAGAAGGGCGATCCCCGCCCGGCGAAGACCATTCCCGAAGCCGACCGCTACTACTTCCTGGAAGAGAAGTATCCCAAGTACGGCAACCTGGTGCCGCGTGACATTGCCACGCGCGAGATACACAAGATTGTCTACGAGCAGGACCTGGGCATCGACGGGCAGCCGATGGTCTACCTGGACGTCTCGCACATTCCGCGCGAGGTGCTGGAGAAGAAGATCGAAGGCATCCTGGAGATCTACGAGAAGTTCGTCGGCGAAGATCCGCACGAAGTGCCGATGAAGATCTTCCCGGGCGTTCACTACACGATGGGCGGCCTGTGGGTCGACTTCAACCAGCAGACGAACATTCCCGGCGTCTTCGCCGCGGGTGAGGCGGATTACTCGATCCACGGCGCGAACCGCCTGGGTGCGAATTCCCTGCTGAGTTGCATCTACGGCGGCTTTGTGGCCGGGCCGCAGGCGATGACCTACGCGAAGAGCCTGCCGGCGCAGACGGGTGATGGCGGGCACGCTGCCGAGAAGGTTCGGCAGATGGAGTTCAATAACATCCTGCTGAGCAACCAGGGTACTGAGAATCCGTTCAAGCTGTGGCGCGAACTGGGCGATACGATGACGCGGCACGCCACGATCATCCGTTACAACAAGGGTCTGCGCGAGGCCGACGAGAAGATCGTCGAGCTGCTGGCGCGCTATCGCAACATCAACCTGACGGACAAGAGCCAGTGGGCGAACACATCATTCGCCTTCACAAGGCAGCTCTATAACATGCTGCAGCTGGCACGCGTGATCGTGCAGGGTGCGGAGAAGCGTGACGAGAGCCGCGGCGCGCATTACAAGCCGGATTTCCCGGATCGTCATGACGAGCAGTTCCTGAAGACGACGATGGCGAGCTATGACGGCGCGAACGATGCGCCGATCATCGGGTACGAAGAAGTGGATACGCAGTGGATCAAGCCGCGCCCACGGGTTTATACGAGTTCATAAGTGATTGTTGTTTGAGTGCAAGCCCGGGGCTTAAGGCCCTTGTTCTACCCGGAGCGACCGTGGTCTGATGGCCACGGTCGCTCCGGTCGAAGCAGAAGCGAGGAAATATGTCGACGAAGACGAAGAACGGGCATAGCGGTAAGGCGAAGGCGTACACGGGTTCGACCTACAAGGTGACGATCAAGCGGCAGGCGACGCCCGATGCGGCGGCGACGACCGAGGTCTTCAACCTGCCCTATCGCAGCGGCCTGAACATCACCAGCGTGCTGGTGGACATTGCCGCCAACCCGGTCAACGCATCGGGTGCGACGACAACGGCCATCGCCTATGACTCAAATTGCCTGGAAGAGATTTGCGGCTCGTGCGCCATGCTGATCAACGGTAAGGCGCGCATGGCGTGCTCGGCTCTGGTCGACACCATGCTGGCGGAGAGCGGCAATGGCGAGATCACGCTGGCTCCCCTGTCGAAGTTCCCCGTGGTGCGTGACCTTGCGGTGGACCGCAGCGTTCTGTTCGAGAACCTGAAGGCTGTTAAGGCGTGGGTGCCAATCGACGGCAGCTACGACCTGGGGCCCGGACCGCGGCAGTTCCCCCAGATTCAGGAAGAGCGCTATCCGCTGTCGAACTGTATCTCCTGCACCATCTGCATGGAGGTCTGCCCGCAGTTCAACGACGACACCAACTTCGTGGGCGCGGCGACCATTGCGCAGGCTCGCCTGTTCAACATGGACCCTGCCGGTTCGGTGCTGAAGGAAGAGCGTCTTCGCGCGCTGGCCGGCGACGGCGGTGTGCAGGAGTGTGGCTACGCACAGAACTGCGTGCAGGCCTGCCCTAAGCAGTTGCCGCTGACGGAAGCGATCAGCGACATCAGCCGCGATGTGATCGTGCAGCAGGTGAAGGACTTCTTCGTCCGCTAGGGGCGTTTCCACGCCCTCTTACTGCTTCGCAGTGGGCCTTCCGTTGGTCGGCGACGAACGTTACGTTGGATTCAGCAGAGGCAGGGCGTGAGCCTTGCCTTTGCTGTTTGGTGCTCATGCGATTTCGTCGTTCGTTGTCATCGCAGACGAAGGCAACAGACTGTCAGAGACCACGGGCTGGCTGATGGTGTGAGCCCTGTCTCGCATCCGGACGTTACGCCGTTCGACCCCACTTCATTGCACCTTGCATCTCCGCCTCTCGGTCCACGTGCTGCTCTTCATGCAGCCGGATAGGCGGAGTTGGGAGACTCGTCATTCGCTTTGGCGTCTTCGGGCAGGGAGACATCCTCGCCCTCCCAAAGTCGCGCATCCTCGGGTTTGAGCGCGAGGCCGCCCGCGGTCAAAAGGGTTGTGACCACAAGATACGCGAGAAGATATTTGAGGCTGCGAGACAAGGCTCGATCGTAAATTCGCAGCTTGGCGAAGTCCGCTTCTTATCTGACACAGGCTTACAAAGCACTGCACCTCACTGCGCCTGCTTCCCTAAATGGGAATCGTAGGAAGAACACTGCAGACGGATTCACTGCCACGGCGCTGTTTGCGGTACATCGCATCATTACCCCATACGCGAAGTCCGCATCCGGCAAGAGAGACGTGACAACGCTGAAGACTGAAGACAGGGACCAACTCTCGCTTGGTCCACGCACGCCTCCGGTATGCCGGGTGACATTCCTTGGTGGACTAGGATTTCGGATCGATGAGCTTCATGCCGCTTTCTTCGTCGGCTCGCTTGGCGAGTGGCGTGGTGTTGGCAGTGAGGAAGACTTCGACTGTCGGATTGACGTTGAGTTCGAAGACGTGGCCGCCAACCGTGGTGCCGTCGTGCCTGCCGAGTACGGCGTGCATGTGGATGACAGGTTTGCTGTTGAAGGTGGCGATGTCGCCTGTGAGTGTGAGCACTTCGACCTGTTCTGTTACAGGGATGCCGTTGTAAATTTTGTGCGGCAGGTCGAGCCAGGCGAGAGTTGCGCTGTTGACGGCGCCGATGCCGGTGAAGTGCGCGTTGCCGACATGGTTTGCGATGGCGAAGTCGGTGAGGCCGCTGAGGACTTCATCGCCCTTAAGGAAGATGATGGCGTACACCTTCTCGTCTGGCGTGTCTTTCACGACCTTGAAGGTCACATGTGGTGCCTTGCCGACGGGGACGGGACGCGATGGCTGGATGGTTTGCTGCGCGGGCGCGAGCGCTGTGAGGGCGAGAGCGAAGGCGAACGTGAGAGCCTGGCGAATCATGTGGATGATTGTCTCTTAGGGTGGTGTGCTTCGCTTCGCGGAGCTCTACTCATTCTGTTACACGACAAAGAGCCCCGGCGCAGCCGAGGCTCTTCAAGATGTTTGGGGGCTGAAACTACTTGGTGAAAATATCGCCTTCGTTGTGAGCCTGGCGGTTGGAAGCGCGCTTGGCGGAATCTTCCGCGACGCGGTCGATGTGCGCCTGGTGTCCCGCTTCCGGGGTTTCCAGCGAGTTGATGCCCGGGCGTGCCGGGGTATCCGCTGTGTTTACCTTATCCTTTGCGATGCCTTCGCCTTCGCCTGGCATTCCATTGCCGGTCATGCTGCTCATAGCCGTATCACCTCGCCTTGTGTAGACGCTGGGCGTGCGCTGGGGGTTTGCCGCCGTTGCAGTTACTATGCGGCATGGAAAGGTTGCCACGCGGGTTCTGCCCCGCAGTAAGCAGCGGCCGTCACGCCAGGCGCGGCTAACATTGTGTAATGGAAGACTTTCTGACGCAGGCACGGGAGTTGCACGCTGAGTGCATCGTTCTGGATGGCCACGCCGACACTCCTCAGCGTTTCGTGGACGACAACTGGAACTGGATTGGCGATCCACTCGGCCTTGGTCAGCTCTCCGCGGAGACTGCTACCGAGGGCTGTCTGGACGGTGGATTCCTCATCGCATGGCCTGAGCCGGAAGCATGGGCCGGGCACTTCGCCGCGCGCACGCGGTCTTTGATTGCGAGTGTGCATGCACAGGCCGTGAAATACCCGGCAGCGCTCCGCATCTGCAGGACTCCTGAGGAAGTGCGGAACGCGAAAAGCGCCGGCCGCTTCGCCGCGTTGATTGGAGTTGAGGGTGGCCACGCCATTGAGAACAGCCTTGGGATCCTGCGTGAGTTCCATGCCAGCGGCGCTCGTTACATGACGCTGACCTGGGCCAATGCGAATGACTGGTGCGGATCGAGCGGAGGCGGTGCGAACCCTATGGGTCTGACCGCATTCGGTCGCGACGTCATCGCGGAGATGAATCGACTGGGCATGATGGTCGATGTCTCGCACGTGAGTGATGCGGCCTTCTGGGACGTGTTAGAGGTAAGCCGCGTACCGGTGATTGCCTCGCATTCTTCCGTGCGGCACCTGTGCGATGCAGCGCGAAATCTTACAGACGAGATGGCTCTCGCTATCGCAGCCAGGGGCGGCGTGGTGATGGTGAACTTCTACGCGGCGTTCCTCAGCGATGCATGGCGTGCCGCATGGAATGCGCAGAAGCCCGAATTGCTTGCCGCGCTGGATGTCGTTCGAGAACGCTTTGCCGCTAAAGGGCAGCGCATGCCGTTCTCTGCCGAGATTGCAGTGGATCGCGAGTTCGCCCGGCGCATTCCACCTGTCCCTTTCTCCGTGCTGCTCGATCACTTCGACCATCTCCTCAAACTCGTGGGACCGGGGCATGTCGGCATCGGATCGGATTTCGATGGCATCGCCTTATCCGTGGAGGGCATGGAGACCGCGGCTGATCTGCCCAAGATCACGGCTGGTCTTCTGGAACGCGGATGGTCCCCGGATGATCTGCGCGGGGTGCTGGGAGAGAACCTGCTCCGCGTGATGTCTGCGGTGCAGGCTGCGGGCGCCTAGACGAAGATGTCCGCATTGCCCTGCCCTGACGTGAACCGCTACACTCGTCGGGCATTGCGGATCGCCTGTTTCGAAAGCACAGTAGCGCGCGATCATCGATTATCGGTAATCTGTGCACCGATACCTGCAACGCAAAGTTCGACGAATGAATGCCCGAACGCCGGGTTCATCGGAATCTATTACATGAAGGAATCTGCTCAATGACGAAGGTAAAGCTCTCGCTGATGATGTTCCTGGAGTTCTTTATCTGGGGCGGATGGGCGGTCACGGTTACAAGTTGGGTCAGCCAGACGCTGCACTTCAACGGTGTTCAAACCGGCCTGATCGCAGGCGCCACGGCCATCGGTGCCGTGCTCTCCCCGTTCCTTGCGGGCTGGGTCGC is a genomic window containing:
- the sdhA gene encoding succinate dehydrogenase flavoprotein subunit — its product is MAAVPKIIVVGGGLAGLSAVIKIAEAGGKVDLFSIVPVKRSHSVCAQGGINAAKDLKGEGDSVDKHFDDTVYGGDFLANQTPVKNMTAQGPAIIDLLDRMGVPFNRTPEGLLDFRRFGGTLYQRTAYAGATTGQQLLYALDEQVRRFEAEGKVTKYEGWEFLSAVLDSAGVCRGICAMDLRSMEVRTFPCDAVIICTGGNGAIFGKSTNSVVCTGSAQSALYQQGAFYANGEFIQVHPTAIPGEDKLRLMSESARGEGGRVWVPRKKGDPRPAKTIPEADRYYFLEEKYPKYGNLVPRDIATREIHKIVYEQDLGIDGQPMVYLDVSHIPREVLEKKIEGILEIYEKFVGEDPHEVPMKIFPGVHYTMGGLWVDFNQQTNIPGVFAAGEADYSIHGANRLGANSLLSCIYGGFVAGPQAMTYAKSLPAQTGDGGHAAEKVRQMEFNNILLSNQGTENPFKLWRELGDTMTRHATIIRYNKGLREADEKIVELLARYRNINLTDKSQWANTSFAFTRQLYNMLQLARVIVQGAEKRDESRGAHYKPDFPDRHDEQFLKTTMASYDGANDAPIIGYEEVDTQWIKPRPRVYTSS
- the sdhB gene encoding succinate dehydrogenase iron-sulfur subunit, which translates into the protein MSTKTKNGHSGKAKAYTGSTYKVTIKRQATPDAAATTEVFNLPYRSGLNITSVLVDIAANPVNASGATTTAIAYDSNCLEEICGSCAMLINGKARMACSALVDTMLAESGNGEITLAPLSKFPVVRDLAVDRSVLFENLKAVKAWVPIDGSYDLGPGPRQFPQIQEERYPLSNCISCTICMEVCPQFNDDTNFVGAATIAQARLFNMDPAGSVLKEERLRALAGDGGVQECGYAQNCVQACPKQLPLTEAISDISRDVIVQQVKDFFVR
- a CDS encoding PPC domain-containing DNA-binding protein, with amino-acid sequence MIRQALTFAFALALTALAPAQQTIQPSRPVPVGKAPHVTFKVVKDTPDEKVYAIIFLKGDEVLSGLTDFAIANHVGNAHFTGIGAVNSATLAWLDLPHKIYNGIPVTEQVEVLTLTGDIATFNSKPVIHMHAVLGRHDGTTVGGHVFELNVNPTVEVFLTANTTPLAKRADEESGMKLIDPKS
- a CDS encoding dipeptidase, with the protein product MEDFLTQARELHAECIVLDGHADTPQRFVDDNWNWIGDPLGLGQLSAETATEGCLDGGFLIAWPEPEAWAGHFAARTRSLIASVHAQAVKYPAALRICRTPEEVRNAKSAGRFAALIGVEGGHAIENSLGILREFHASGARYMTLTWANANDWCGSSGGGANPMGLTAFGRDVIAEMNRLGMMVDVSHVSDAAFWDVLEVSRVPVIASHSSVRHLCDAARNLTDEMALAIAARGGVVMVNFYAAFLSDAWRAAWNAQKPELLAALDVVRERFAAKGQRMPFSAEIAVDREFARRIPPVPFSVLLDHFDHLLKLVGPGHVGIGSDFDGIALSVEGMETAADLPKITAGLLERGWSPDDLRGVLGENLLRVMSAVQAAGA